One Deltaproteobacteria bacterium genomic window carries:
- a CDS encoding TMEM165/GDT1 family protein: protein MDWKLLGTTFLTLFLAELGDKTQLACVMLAAKTEKPWTVFLGSSLALVLVSLIGVMFAQAICQFVSPEIIKK from the coding sequence GTGGACTGGAAGCTGCTCGGCACCACCTTCCTGACCCTTTTTCTGGCCGAACTTGGCGACAAGACCCAACTGGCCTGCGTCATGCTCGCCGCCAAGACCGAGAAGCCGTGGACCGTCTTCCTCGGCTCCTCCCTGGCCCTGGTCCTGGTCAGCCTCATCGGGGTCATGTTCGCCCAGGCCATCTGCCAGTTCGTCTCTCCGGAGATCATCAAGAAGG